The genomic DNA GATCTCTCCCAATCAGCAAGGGAGCAAAGACTTCATCGATGATCGCTTGAGCACTCCAAACAGTTTCCCCACTCCAGCGTGGAATCACTGTCGCCTCACCGACTCCATCAACATCGGAATCAGTTTCAATTCGAATAATCGGGTACAACGAGACGTCATGTTTCCCCAACGCGGAGACCATTCGGAACTCCGGCTTCAGTGGAATCCGAACGGGAAATGTTTTAATGGCTGTGATTTTCATCAACACTCTCTGTAGAATTTGAAACGATGTTCCAAGTTTCGAAACGATGATTCTTAAAAAGAGTGTGAGTAGTTCATGAGCAATCCGCAAGCGGGCGTCGGAAGAGTCTCTCTCAACCCATTCTGGGGAGTCGAACTGACCGGTTGGGGATATTATCTGGAACGAACATGGCTCGACATTCACGATCCACTTCATGCGACAGCGATTGTAATTGAGAATGATCATCAACAATTAGCAGTTGTCTCTCTCGATCTCATGGTCATCAGCGACCAGTTCGCAAAGCTGGTTCGAGAGACTGCCTCAGAAGAAACGGGAATCCCAACTCAAAACATTCTCGTGAGTTGTACTCACACTCACAATGCGCCCGCCTCGGGTGGACTATTGGGTGTCGGTGAAGTCGATCCGCTTTATGAAGCTTGGGCTGCGAAGCAGGCAGCGACTGCGATTATTCAAGCTTGGCGATCCAGAACCGCAGCAAAGTTCTCCGCGACCACAACTCAAGTTAACGACCTGACATTCAACCGGACCCGCGAGAACGGTCCGGTCGACCCAAACCTGACTCTGCTGGTCATTGAAAATCAACGTGACGTCCCCATTGGTATCCTGGTTGGATTTCAGGCCCATCCCACTGTTTCGACAGTCGTGAATCCACGGTCCGTCAGCCGAGACGTTCCCGGAGAAGTTTGCGAGCAAATTGAGTCAGCTTTCCCGGGATGCCTGGCGATGTACATTCAGGGAGCATGCGGCGACGTAAATTTCCATCGCACATTTTCTACTCAAGAGAAGTGTGCAGAACCTGCCAGACAGTTGACTACTGCTGCCTTGAAAGCACTCGAGGACCGGCAACACCTTGATGCAAATCAACTCGGTGCTGCGGCGAAGGAGGTGACTCTCCCAACTCGACGATGGAAACTTGACGAACTTGAGAATGATCGAATTGAAGCGACACAGCGTCTTCAAGATCACGACATGGAAGGCTGGCGGGACACCATTGGGCGAGTCATGACGAATCAGCCCGACGACATGATCTCTCGACATGGCGGAGATGAATGGAAAGCGGTCGCTGCGATGTGCCGCTTCAATGTCGAATGGACAGACAGAATGCTGCTCGATTTGGAGACTCGCCCCGAAACTTTAAAGACTGAAATCCAGGCACTGCGAATCGGAGAGTTCGGGATTGCCAGCAACGCTTCAGAGTTCTTCACAACACTGGCGATGCAAGTGCGAGAACAAGTCGACCTGCCGTACTTGGTGCTTTCATGTTACAGCAACGGGAGAATCGGATATCTGCCGGACGCCCATGACATCGAAAGAAAAACGTATGCAGCTTATCAATCTCCGAAATACTGCAACCAGTTTCCGTTCATCGAAAAATCTGGACTGACCATGGTTGAAGAGATGTCATCGCTCCTGAATTCGATCTAGCGAACTCGCTATTGGTCTTTATGTTCCCCCTCGAGGTAAGCAATTTATTCAGTACAGTGTGAACAGCCATTTTATGAATACGAGAGCATGAAAACATTTGCCCGAACAGTCCGCTGACGACTTCTCACAGTGGTGAGTTCGCCCATTGAGAATCATCGCCACAGAACGACTGATGTACCTTCCAACAGAGAGACAGCAAAACGATGGACTCAAACAGCACAGCGCCAACGAACCGACGTCACCTCGTTTTTTGGCTGGCTTCGGCGACATCGTTTTTTCTGTACACACATCGCTATGCATGGAATTTAATTCGCCCGGAATTGCAAAAGGAATATGGCCTTAGCAACACCGCCCTTGAAGGACTCGGGACTGCGTTCTATGCGACATACACTCTCGGTTCGATTCCAAGTGGAGTCGTGATCGATATGTTCGGTCCGCACATCTTTTTGTTTGTGATTATCCTGATCTGGTCAATCACACTTCCGTTACACGGAGTCACGGGAAATTTGCTGGGGCTGGGGAGTGTTCGTTTACTCTTCGGAGCTGCCCAGACCGGTACCTATCCAGCATTGGGACAAGTCACCCGAACATGGTTTCCGCGATCAGGGAGAACACAAATTCAGGGTTGGGTCGCAAGCTTCTTCGGTCGAGGCGGAGCGGCGTTCTCGTCAATATTGATGGGTACAATCTTAATGGGTTTCTGCGGGTTCTCATGGAGAATGGCACTCGTCCTGATGTCGATCCCCGGAATCGTGTTTGCCGGTCTCTTTCTCTATTACTTCAGGAACACTCCAGAGGACGATCCTCATACGAATGAAGCGGAACGGAATTTGATTCGTGGAGATGAAAAAGTTTCGACAAGTTCACGAAACGTCATTTCAGCCAAGGTCGCTTTGAAGAATATCAGCTTGCGGATCATGGTTGTCCAGCAGTTCATGAATGCCGGAGCTGACGTCGTTTACACCTTGATTCTTGGAAGCTTCTTCAAGTCGCTGGGCGTTGAAAAGATGACGGACCTGGGTTGGATGGTGAGCCTCCCGTTGGTCGGCGGAGCTGTTGGAGGAGTCGTCGGCGGAATCCTGAACGACTGGTTGATCCCTCGTCTGGGCAGCCGTTGGGGGCGTTCGCTAGTTGGGTTTGTTGCGAAGTCTCTGGCTGCGGCAGCTCTGTTTGTTGCGATCAGTCAACCGACTCCCGAACGTGTGGCGGTCGGCTTGTTCTTTGTGAAGTTCTTTACTGACTGGACTCAGCCGACTGTCTGGGGCACAGCGACCGATATTGGTGGTCGTTTTTCTGCGACTGTATTCAGCATCGTGAATACCGCTGGAAACGCGGGAGGATTCATCATGCCGCTGATCTTCGGACCGCTCCTTGATATTTACTCCACAAGTACCATGGTCGATGGGGTAGCAGTCACCCACACGAACTTCACTCCCATGTTCATCATTGTCGGCGTGTTTTACATCGGAGCCGGCATCTGCTGGCTTATGGTCGATTGCACCAAAAGCGTAGATGTTCCTGATGAAAGCATCCCTGCTGAAGCCTAAGCAATGGAACTCGCAGGAGGCCGGGCCTGTTCTTACCTCCTGGGGCTGAATTTGACTTACTCAAAATGATTGTCACGACAAAACAGTTCAACCTGAAAGAACGAAAATGGTCATCAATACACTCAACTTCGAAGCCCCGGGAAAGCAGCAGAGTTTCCTTCGTGTTCCGTACTCACATAACCTCGGAGGCTGGGCCAATGTGATGATCCCCATCACGACGGTCGCTTCCGGCGAAGGTCCGACAGTCCTCGTGATGGGCGGAAATCATGGAGATGAATATCAGGGACAAATCGCAGCGATGAAACTCGCCCGTGAACTTACTCCCGAAATGGTCACCGGTCGAATCATTATCATCCCATCGTTGAATTTTCCTGCTGCACGGGCTGCAACCCGCCTCTCTCCACTGGATGGGAAGAATCTAAATCGCTCCTTTCCCGGAGAACCTGAGGGGAGCGTCACCAGCCAAATCGCTCATTATTTGACAACTGTTTTATTTCCAATGAGCGATGTCGTCATCGATCTTCATTCCGGGGGGCGAAGCATGGAATTCGAACCGTGTGCCCATATGCACCTGGTGGACGACAAAGAACAGCGACAGAAGATGCTCGCTGCCATGCTTGCCTGGAATACAGACTTTGCGTTTCTTTACGCCGACATCGCCGGCACAGGCCTGCTCCCGGTTGAAGCGGAGAATCAGGGTAAGCTCGTGGTCACGACGGAACTTGGCGGAGGTGAGGCGGTCCCGGCACACATTCACCAGATTGCAGAATCGGGCCTGAAGAACGTGCTGATCCACGTCGGAGCCATTCATGGAGAAGAACAAACCCGCGAAAGTCTCGGTAAGCCTCCTACAATTCTCACTCAGGCACTCGACGCTGAAGATTACATTCTCGCTCCCGAGTCGGGCATCTTTGAAGTGAAATTTGAGCTGGGAACAAAAGTTCAAAAAGGAGACTGCGTCGGCCTGATCCATCACATGGAACGCCCTGATCGCGAGCCTGAACAACTCATCGCTCGCAGTACAGGATATTTGATGACCATGCGTTCTCCCTGCTTAACCCAGCAAGGAGATTGCGTGATTGTCGTAGCACAAGAGGTCGACATAAACTCGCTGTGAAGCAGCTTACGAAATCGCATTCGCAATCTGCCTCGTAGCATCAGTGTATGGACTTGTGAGAACGTACTACACGGACGAGAAATGCATTGGAAATGCTTAAGCAAGGATCTCGTGAATCACGTGCCCATGCACGTCGGTGAGACGAACATCCCGGCCACTGTAACGGTAAGTCAGTTGTTCATGGTTGACTCCCATCTGATGCAGGACCGTCGCCCAGAGATCGTAGATGGTCCGTTTCTGCCCGACCACATGGTATCCATATTCGTCGGTCGCGCCATGAATAGTGCCCCCTTTGATTCCTCCACCAGCCATCCAGACTGTAAATCCGAAAGCGTTATGGTCCCGTCCATCCGATCCTTGTGAGAAAGGAGTTCGCCCGAATTCTCCGGCCCAGATTACGATCGTCTGGTCCAGCAAACCACGCAATCTGAGATCTTTAAGAAGCCCACCAATCGGTTGATCGACCTGCATCGCCATGTTGCGATGTCCCACTTCCAACCGGCCATGTTGATCCCAGGGGTTTGCGGCTTGACTTCCTCCGGGAGTTTGCGGCAAGCAAGTCAGTTCGACAAAACGCACGCCGCTTTCAACCAACTTTCTGGCGAGCAGACACTGCTTTCCATAACCAGCAGTTTGCGAATTGTCCGAAAAAATGCCGTACATTTCCTGTGTCGACTTTGATTCTGTCGATAAGTCAACGAGTTCCGGAATCGCAGTCTGCATCTGATAAGCAGTTTCATAATTGCGGATGGCAGCTTCGACTTGTGAATCGTGCGCGACTCGCTTGGAGAACTGTTTGTCCAGATTCGAGATTAGCGACAAACGCTCTCGTTGAATGACGTCTGCTTCACGAGGACGAATATTGGCAACCGACTCAGCCCCGTCGATCTGAACAATGGACGCCTGATGCTGAGCTGGAAGATAGCCGCTGCTCCACTGTCCGACTCCTCCATGTGGAACACCTGATCCTCCACTTTTCAGAACGACATACCCGGGAACATTTTTGTTTTCCGTACCGAGTCCATAGTTGATCCAAGCACCAGCGCTGGCGTGTCCGATGAAAGGAAATCCAGTATGGAAGAAGAAGTTCCCTTGAGCATGCTCGTTCACAGTACTCGTCATCGAGCGGATGACCGCAAGTTCGTCGACCGACTCTGCGACATGGGGAAACATCGAACTCACAGGAATTCCTGATTCCCCATACTGCTTAAACGAAAACGGACTCGGAAAAATGTTGCCGTTATTGTTGAACTGTGTTCGTTCAACTTTCACAGGCATCGGCTTGCCAGCTTCTTTTTGCAAACGTGGCTTCGGATCAAAGGAGTCAATGTGCGAAACCCCACCGGACATGTAGCACAAAATGACATTCTTTGCTTTGGCTGAATGATGATTTCCCTGAACCTCCGCTGCACTGGCCTCATGCAAGAGTTGCGACATCGCCAACCATCCAAATCCGGATGAGCCCGCTTGCAAGATCTGACGTCGTGAAATTTGTGGAAACATGTTGAACTCACTCTCGCAATTCTTGAAAACTGGATCTTGGTTTCAATAGAGCATTTTTAATGATTGTCTTGCCCGGAAAGGCCACTTTTATGACGACATGAACTTCTCTCTACGAGGCAGATCCTGCAAACCAATTCGAAAGATGCTCTATAACCAGTCCGAAAACCTCTGGAATAGCCGCTTGCCTCAACATTTGAGTGTGCAATATCAGGTTTCAGGACCAGTTCTAAAAAATGGCTTATCGGTTTTCCCTCACTCTTCTGTTCTCTACTGGATGTACAGGAATTCTTTGAGATTGAACAAAGCATGTGCAAAGTCCGCCCATTCCTGATCTGGTTCTGGTGGCTTACCGAGTTGAGCCAATTCTGCCTGCAGTTGCTCAATCTGCTTCTGAGAGTTTTGAACTGTTCCAAGTTGTTGAGAAGAAAGAGCTGCGAGAACTTCACGGTCAGAAACGTAACCGGCCTTCCCGCTTGCAATCGCTTGGACTTCATCTGGATTCAAAGCTCGGTCATACAATCTCGCTTCCAGAATTTTCCCGGAGAGCAATCGATTTCCACTGGGATTGCCGTGGCGAAGACCGAAGAGGATTTGGGTTTTGCCTGCCTGAAACTGGTACGCTTCGCTCTTCCGATACAATTTTCCATATGGTTTTCCATTTCGAAAGCCCTGAATTGTTCCATCTTCAGCATAGGTAATGGCAATATGAACCGGCCGTTCGGCGGCTTCCGTTTCCGCTGTTCCGGCGAATGGAAGCGTCCTGGCGAAATTGTTTGACCCTGCAAGCCAATGCCCGGCTTTCTGTTCCCCAAACACTATGGCATCAAAATATGTCCCGGAAAGATCTTGAATTGAAACAAGTCCGCCGCCGCGTTGATCAAGGTTTGTCAGTTGGACAACTGCTTCCAAAGTTTTCGCTTTGATCGCCACTTCAATTGGAGTGGTAGCAACATGACTCTGCCCGTCGAGAATGAGAGCTCCATCCTCAATTTTCGCCCCTCCTTTTGCTTTACCATGTAGATTTCCAATGCTGTCCTGAAAATCTTTTTCGAAGGTCCATTCAGCAATCGGGGCGCCAATTGGAACTTCCGACTGGGGCCCCGTTTGCTTTGCTGTCGCCAGCCGTTGACGAGTCGGTGTCAGAATTGAAGAGATCTCCTGAGAAAGAGCTTTCACTTCATTTTCGATTTGCTGATGCTGCGCAAGGGCCTCTTGATAGAGCCCCCGTGATCGCTTCAGATAATTTTCAGCTGAGCTCAATTCTGTTTCACTCGGAGGACGGCCGAGTGCTGCCAGAGTCATTCTTTTAATGTTCATTCGATCAGAGTTCACCCGGTCAGCATCTCTCTTCGAAAGAGTTTGTGCTGCGAACTGCTTTGCTGCCGCGATGACAAATGGATCATTCAAAAGGGTGAGTGACTGGGCGGGGACATTTGTGATATCCCGACGACCTTTCGTGGCGAAAGGGACAGGGAAATCAAACGTCTCTAGAAATGGATTTAGCGAATTTCTACGAACTGACAAATAGAGACTTCGTCGTGGGATTTTCGTGGCATTGCCAACAGGTCGCCCGAACATTTTCTTGTCGAGAACTCCAGAGATTGACAATAGCGAATCACGCAGCACCTCAGCTTCGAGCCGCCGAATGTTGGCGTGTGAAAGCAACCGGTTCTCTGGATCAATATCTCGCGATTTCGCTGTCGGTAAGGATTTCAGTTGCCATGTTTTTGTCAGGACGATTTCACGTATTAACGATTTGATTGACCACCCGTTGTTTCGAAATCGAACCGCCAGTTCATCGAGCAACTCGGGATGCGAAGGCTTCTCTCCCAACTGACCAAAGTTGTCCACCGTTCGTACAAGCCCCGCCCCAAAAAGATAATGCCAGAGACGATTCACAGCGACCCGACTCGTGAGCGGATTGTCCTCCCGAACGAGATCGCCCGCAAGCTGAAGTCGTCCACTCAATTCGGTTTCGTATGGTGTCGGGTCGATCGCTTCCAGAAATCGTCGGGAGACGACTGCCCCCGGTTGATGATGATTACCCAGGATGAACAACGCCTGGTCAGCAGCGTCCGCTTCAAGTAGACCCGGAACACGATTCGGAAGAGGAATCGACTCTTCAAGTTGTTGATATTTGCGCAGAAGAGCTGCGAGTTCCGAATCCTGATCGTCCAGCGAATTCAGGAGTTTCAATTTTCGACAAGCTTCGATCAAACGTACTTGTGCTTCACTCGCCTCATCCGCTTTCCAGCTATGAATCGCCTTACGCAGTGCGATTACATATCGATCACTGAGTTCTTCTGCAGTTGTGATTTTGACTGATCCCTGATCTCGAAAAACCGCATCGTAAGCAGCGGCTTCAAGCGGAGGCTGAAAAGTCCCTTTGGGGGCCAATACGGCATTGCGAATACCGAACCAGGAACGGTCGACATCTTTTACAAGGACGGCAGTGTCGGGGGCTGTGTTGATCTCAATATGCAGACTGTCTCCGTCCCAATAAGTCAGATCGTATTTTTGCCATCGCCACTTCCCGTCATTCAGAGTCGTAAAAGGATAAACATTTCCACGGCGAGGATAGTTCTGCACAACATACCGGAGCAACGACTGACCATTCCCGGCGACCTGAACCCAAAGCTCAAATTCGCCATACAATTCAAAGTTTGGGGAAGAAAAAATATTGCGATGTTTTGTCGAAAGCAGATGCGAATAGACACCCGCAGGCAGAAGTGGCGATATTCTCTCTCCATCTGCAAAGAGTGCAAAATCGCCGGCACGAGCCGGTTCGTTTGCAGTTCCATTTCCGTGAGCAAACCATTTCTCAAAGTCCGTTTGATTCGTCAAATCCCAAGCAGAACTCCCCGGTGGAAGATCCAATTCTTGCCGCGACTGCGATTCTCGCACCAGATTGCCGAACTCCTCAGCACCTTGATTCAACGCGGTAAAGGGGGAGAGCAGGTCAACCTCTTGAGGTGCTTTCTTTTGCAAAGCAGTTTGCTGTACCCGCTTAGAGAAACCGTCTAACGATTTCAACCAGTTGTCTGCGACAAGGGTTCGTACGTCACGCTTGATTTGCTTGAGTTGCACCTGCAGTTCATGTTGTTGGGGAGTAAAGCTTGCGTCTAGAATTCCCGGACGTGTGGAACCGAGAACTCCGAACATTGCGTAGTAATCGGCCTGGCTGATCGGATCGAATTTATGATTGTGGCAACGTGCACAGGAAACAGTTAATCCGAGAAATGCTTTCGAAAAAACGTTAATCTGATCGTCAGTAAATCGAACTTTTTCATCGAGTGCATCGGTCGGTGCGAAGCCATGAAAACACATTCGCCAATGAGCCGGTCCGATGACTGATTCATTCAATCCCAGCTTTGAATTCACCCTCGGCTCTGGTAGGAGATCACCCGCGATATGCTCTCGAATTAATTGGTCGTACGGGATATCTGCATTGAATGCGCGAACAAGATAGTCGCGGTATTTCCAGGCATTTGGGATTGTCGGATCACCTTCACTCCCGTGAGACTCAGCGTATCGAACCAGATCCATCCAGTGCCGAGCCCAATGTTCTCCGAATGCGGGTGATGCTAAATACTGATCAACGAGTTCTTCGTAGGCAGCAGGGTTCGAATTCTTGAGGAACTCTTCAGTCTCCTCGACCGTAGGAGGTAGTCCTCTAAGAACGAAACTCAAACGGCGGATCAGTGTCCGACGATCTGCAACGGTCCCTAACTCCAGCCCCGCTTCTTCGAGACGTCGCTGAATGAATTTGTCGATCGGATGACTTGACCAGGACTCGTCTTGAACCCGTGGGACAGCGGGCTTCGTAATCGGCTGGAAGCTCCACCATTTCTTACGTTCTTTCAAAGTATTTTCCCACGTCGCGACATTCATATTCGCTGCACCCGCTGGGGCAGATTGACGTGGATCAGGAGCGCCAAGTTTAATCCATTTGAGAAAGTCGTTGATAACCTCTTCGCTGAGACGATCCTCCCCTTGCGGCATCTTCAACTCATCGATTTCATGACGCAGCACTTTAATGAACAGGCTCTTCTCTGGGGACTTGAAATCAAACGGCGGCCCCGATTGTCCGCCTTGTCGCAAGGCGGAACGATGATCAAGAACGAATCCGGCCTCAGCTGTGTCGATGCTGTTGTGGCAGGATTCACACTTTTCAACGAGGACCGGGCGAATCTTCGTCTCAAAGAATTCGAGTTCCTGCATCGTGAGCGGAGAGTCAGCTGCCCGAACAGAAGTCGCAACTATTGAAAGAATCGTAAAGCAGCACCAAGTTATTTTCATTCAATTCACTCTATTATTTTTTCGTGCCAGCTGTGCCCCTGAAGATCATCCTTATGACTTCAAAGACTTCGCTTCACGAAGCAGAATCTGTACATCACTAAAATAATTCACTTGGAGCATTCGGATTCAAGCAAGCTTCGGACAATGAAGAGACCAGAGAAGATAACTGAATGAGCGAAGCTTGAGAACAGGATCATCCAATTTTGGTGCTCGCAGCTTACTGCTTCACGCGGGCAATTTCTGATTCTCGCCAAGCTCGCAGGTATTCCTGAAATCCAATCTGAATGACCGGGCTCTTTGATTTCAACGCTGTTTGAAACTCTGCGGATTCCACTGAACCTCCCTGTTTCAGGTACAAATGAGCCACATGGCTGGCGACAGCGGCGTCATACCGTGGCAGTTTTTTCATAGCGACGTTCAAGTCTCCCCCGCTCTCTTTCATCATCTCTTCCGCGTAGATACGTGCGCAAGTGGCTTCTCCATCTTTGTTGGCATCAAACCATTTCGCTCCGCTGCATCCGAGTGTCCAGGTTCTGGACTGAACCGTTTTCGGTTGATACGGCAAAGCGGTCCGCCAGTACGGTTCTTCAATTCCGGGACCGGTCGCGATAGCAACATAACAGACATCATGCGTTGGCTTAGGTAGCACAAACCTCATGTTCGCCTCTATTTCGCTCATCTCAGCTGATTCGATCTCTGAGATCTCTTTTGAGATCACTTCTCGCCCGTTAGCAAAAATTTTGATCTCCGCAGGATGAATCCAATCCGGACTGCGAACTTGGACAGCGAGGACGATTTTATCCTTGTTCTCGTTGTCGCCGGATTCAAAGTCCTCAATATGAAGCGTCGTAAACAACCCATAACTCACGACGACATCACCTCGCAAAAAAGCGTTGACAGCCTCTTCAATGTTGATGCTTCCAACATTTTCATCGGCACACTGAATGTAAGTTCTCCCTTGTCCAACGAAGTGACGTGCGACATCGTGAGAATCGCTACTCCCAACCGGAGTAATTTCATGGCCCGCGTTCAACAGGTTCATCCAATCGTGAAACAATTCCAACGGCTCTGTTTGGGTCGCTCCTGAATTAATCACTTCCATTGCGTTGAACCCAATCGGCCACCCTTTCAGTGATTCACCGACGATCGAAAGGTAATTCTCAGGACCGAACGGAGTGAATCGACTGTGGAGATCTCGAGCATGATTGAGAATGACGACTTGTGCTTGAGTTTTGTTCTCGACCTCATTGAAAATTTCCGGCCACGTTTTCAGTTGGCGATCGGGGACTTTCTGATCGACGCTCACAGGAAAAATATTGAAGTGACCGACCGACGTTGTGTATTCGTTTCCGACGACCGGGGTAAAATACTGAGAGACGTTCATCTCGGCAGCGAACGGAGCGTGATCGATATGCACATTGTGATCGGTCGCAATTGGCAGTTCGACTCCTTCACCTGCCAGAGTGATCATTCTCTCTTCAATCGTTGAGTCACCATGACCGGAGTGTGTCAGCGTATGAACGTGAGTGTCGCAGGCGACGTAGCCTGACGTATCAACCTGTCGTTCGATTTCCAGTGAGACCTTTACGTCGTCTCCGTTTCGAACTCTTAAATCGTGAGTATCGAGTGAATACTCGAAGCCCCGTCCTGCATAAATTTTGTAATTCCCAGCAGGCAAACCAAACGTCGCTTCGCCGGTACTGGAATAGAGACTCCCGGGGCGAACTGCCATCGTCGAGTTTGATTCTGCACCGACTGTTTGCAGTTCGCCCCGTTCATTCAGGATGGTGATTCTAGCTGGCAGCTTTCCGCGACTCACTTGATCGGTGACTGTGATTGTCACTTTTGCTTCATTGAGGAGATCTGCTTTTGACTGTTTCAAAAACTTGACTCGCCCAATCAAAATATCGTCACCTGTTCGCGGATTTCGCTCTCCATTTTTGATCTCCAACCTGTTTCTTTCTTTCAGGACTTCGGCAGGAAGGTCAAAGTAAACGACCATCCCGTTTTCATTACGAGATAATGTCGCAATATTTTTGCCGTTGATTTCAACGTTCCAGCGTTGCTTCACCTGCTGTTGCGAGAGTTGCAACGTCACAGGAATAGCGTCGTCATCAACCTCGAAGTCCATTGTGTACACAGAATCATATTCGCCCTCAGGAAAGAAATCCCATTCCCGCGTCTCTCCACTGCGAATCAACTGTAACTTGGAAGAGGCTGATTCTTCTGCATGAACTGGAATGCAAAGCAACCCCAGAAGCAGGAAGGGCAAACGACCGATCTCGAAAGACATAATGAAACTCAGTAGTGTTGAAGTGACCAAGCCGGTGCATTAAACGAGGGCTGATGGCTTTGAAATGATTGTAAGAATCTTGTCAGAGTCCTCAAAGTGAGGTTGCGGCAACGAATCATCCTAAGACATTATTCAGGGACGGACTTGGGTATGAGGTTGCGATTCTGCACAACAGCGCAGATCCTGAACAAATACTCAACTCTCCGTAGAACGATCATGAACCACTTGATAGCAATTCGGGAGAGAGCGATGAGGAATCAACTGAAAAGTTCGTTGTGTGGATTGGTATTCATCCTTGCTGGCTTGCCTGCAGTTGCAGAACAACCAGCCTCTGAAAAAGAGACTGTGAATACTCAGACGGTGGATAATCAGGCTGTAAATATTTCAGTTGCCGAGATTGCCTCTCAACCAATACAACAGCCCCAACAGACTTCCAATTCTGAACAAATCAAAGAGGTCAAAAAGCCCACAGTCAACGCCAAGAAAAAAAGTGGCGTTCAAAAAAAACCTCGACGATCGAAAGTGAAGGCGACCAAGAACCTTTTGAACTTCAACTTTGCTTACGATCCCGAAGAGGGGGATTTCAATGGAGCGGTCGGATCGTCAAATGACCAATGGAACTTCATTGACTACGGACAGCAAAAACTTCAGCAGGTCCGCTTCGCCGATGGAACGGAGTCCGACATCGAAGTGAACGTCTCAGAAAACGATGGCGAATGGGGAATCACAGGAGACACCGGAATCTATCATGGCTACATTTATCACAACTGTCGGTGCGTCGACTTGTCGGTGTCGCTGAAGTATCTCCCCGCCGGCATCTACGAAGTCTACGTTTTCGCACATGGTGATGCCCCAAACCAGAACGCTGCCATCGAAGTTGAATCGGGTTCGGTCAAACTGACCGGAAAAACAACTCTCAACGATGGCACCTGGAATTTCCGCAGCAAAAAATTCCAAGATGAAAACCAGTACGTTCGCTACGTTGCCGAAGTCGAACCAGGTTCTGAAATGACGATCACCAGTAAGCGCGATGGCAGCAACTATTCCATGTTCAACGCCATTCAACTAAAGCGAATTGCAAAACCGTAGAGCAATTCCAATGGTTGTCGTGCCCGTATAGAACGCGAACGTCAATTCGAAAATGCCATAGAAATCGACACTGACATCTTCGGGTTCGATGACCTTATTATTTGCGAATCACAAAGCGATCGCAAAGATTGCCAGAATTGCCAGCCAGGCGACTCCGAGGAAATGCCAGAACCAGGCACAAAAACGGACGCCCCAATTGTACTCGTGGTCGTACCGGTCCGACTTGCTGCGGACAATGACGAAGGCGACGAAC from Thalassoglobus polymorphus includes the following:
- a CDS encoding DUF1553 domain-containing protein — translated: MKITWCCFTILSIVATSVRAADSPLTMQELEFFETKIRPVLVEKCESCHNSIDTAEAGFVLDHRSALRQGGQSGPPFDFKSPEKSLFIKVLRHEIDELKMPQGEDRLSEEVINDFLKWIKLGAPDPRQSAPAGAANMNVATWENTLKERKKWWSFQPITKPAVPRVQDESWSSHPIDKFIQRRLEEAGLELGTVADRRTLIRRLSFVLRGLPPTVEETEEFLKNSNPAAYEELVDQYLASPAFGEHWARHWMDLVRYAESHGSEGDPTIPNAWKYRDYLVRAFNADIPYDQLIREHIAGDLLPEPRVNSKLGLNESVIGPAHWRMCFHGFAPTDALDEKVRFTDDQINVFSKAFLGLTVSCARCHNHKFDPISQADYYAMFGVLGSTRPGILDASFTPQQHELQVQLKQIKRDVRTLVADNWLKSLDGFSKRVQQTALQKKAPQEVDLLSPFTALNQGAEEFGNLVRESQSRQELDLPPGSSAWDLTNQTDFEKWFAHGNGTANEPARAGDFALFADGERISPLLPAGVYSHLLSTKHRNIFSSPNFELYGEFELWVQVAGNGQSLLRYVVQNYPRRGNVYPFTTLNDGKWRWQKYDLTYWDGDSLHIEINTAPDTAVLVKDVDRSWFGIRNAVLAPKGTFQPPLEAAAYDAVFRDQGSVKITTAEELSDRYVIALRKAIHSWKADEASEAQVRLIEACRKLKLLNSLDDQDSELAALLRKYQQLEESIPLPNRVPGLLEADAADQALFILGNHHQPGAVVSRRFLEAIDPTPYETELSGRLQLAGDLVREDNPLTSRVAVNRLWHYLFGAGLVRTVDNFGQLGEKPSHPELLDELAVRFRNNGWSIKSLIREIVLTKTWQLKSLPTAKSRDIDPENRLLSHANIRRLEAEVLRDSLLSISGVLDKKMFGRPVGNATKIPRRSLYLSVRRNSLNPFLETFDFPVPFATKGRRDITNVPAQSLTLLNDPFVIAAAKQFAAQTLSKRDADRVNSDRMNIKRMTLAALGRPPSETELSSAENYLKRSRGLYQEALAQHQQIENEVKALSQEISSILTPTRQRLATAKQTGPQSEVPIGAPIAEWTFEKDFQDSIGNLHGKAKGGAKIEDGALILDGQSHVATTPIEVAIKAKTLEAVVQLTNLDQRGGGLVSIQDLSGTYFDAIVFGEQKAGHWLAGSNNFARTLPFAGTAETEAAERPVHIAITYAEDGTIQGFRNGKPYGKLYRKSEAYQFQAGKTQILFGLRHGNPSGNRLLSGKILEARLYDRALNPDEVQAIASGKAGYVSDREVLAALSSQQLGTVQNSQKQIEQLQAELAQLGKPPEPDQEWADFAHALFNLKEFLYIQ
- a CDS encoding CehA/McbA family metallohydrolase, whose product is MSFEIGRLPFLLLGLLCIPVHAEESASSKLQLIRSGETREWDFFPEGEYDSVYTMDFEVDDDAIPVTLQLSQQQVKQRWNVEINGKNIATLSRNENGMVVYFDLPAEVLKERNRLEIKNGERNPRTGDDILIGRVKFLKQSKADLLNEAKVTITVTDQVSRGKLPARITILNERGELQTVGAESNSTMAVRPGSLYSSTGEATFGLPAGNYKIYAGRGFEYSLDTHDLRVRNGDDVKVSLEIERQVDTSGYVACDTHVHTLTHSGHGDSTIEERMITLAGEGVELPIATDHNVHIDHAPFAAEMNVSQYFTPVVGNEYTTSVGHFNIFPVSVDQKVPDRQLKTWPEIFNEVENKTQAQVVILNHARDLHSRFTPFGPENYLSIVGESLKGWPIGFNAMEVINSGATQTEPLELFHDWMNLLNAGHEITPVGSSDSHDVARHFVGQGRTYIQCADENVGSINIEEAVNAFLRGDVVVSYGLFTTLHIEDFESGDNENKDKIVLAVQVRSPDWIHPAEIKIFANGREVISKEISEIESAEMSEIEANMRFVLPKPTHDVCYVAIATGPGIEEPYWRTALPYQPKTVQSRTWTLGCSGAKWFDANKDGEATCARIYAEEMMKESGGDLNVAMKKLPRYDAAVASHVAHLYLKQGGSVESAEFQTALKSKSPVIQIGFQEYLRAWRESEIARVKQ